From Geomonas agri, one genomic window encodes:
- a CDS encoding c-type cytochrome: MPHSPLTPIRFIVALMLVAAVAGTALADGGKELFDKHCASCHTIGGGDGGGPDLKGVGTKHPAEWLVKIITDPGKLTAEKDPAQAELVKKFGFEMPNVGVSRGDAEKIVAFLGGGNAPAGAGASADKAAPGAAQPAQAEAPQQTAEVVVTKELLATGRDLFTGKQRFAKGGAPCVSCHRFDYPGIYSGALAADLTNLYGKMGETGVRGVLKSLSFPVMKKIYADRPLTDEESTALTALFKDAAARKHPATDPYPAIGLGFFAICLVAVLLFKRRTK; this comes from the coding sequence ATGCCACATTCGCCGTTGACGCCGATTCGTTTTATTGTCGCACTCATGCTGGTAGCAGCCGTTGCGGGGACCGCACTGGCCGACGGGGGAAAGGAGCTCTTCGACAAGCACTGTGCCTCCTGCCACACCATCGGCGGCGGCGATGGCGGCGGCCCGGACTTGAAGGGTGTCGGCACCAAGCACCCGGCCGAGTGGCTGGTGAAGATCATCACCGATCCCGGCAAGCTGACCGCCGAGAAGGATCCCGCCCAGGCGGAACTGGTGAAGAAGTTCGGTTTCGAGATGCCCAATGTCGGGGTAAGCCGCGGCGATGCCGAGAAGATCGTCGCGTTCCTGGGAGGTGGCAACGCGCCCGCGGGTGCCGGCGCCAGCGCGGACAAAGCCGCTCCCGGCGCGGCTCAACCGGCCCAAGCTGAGGCGCCGCAACAAACGGCCGAGGTCGTGGTGACCAAGGAGTTGCTTGCCACCGGCCGAGACCTGTTCACCGGCAAGCAGCGCTTCGCCAAGGGGGGCGCGCCCTGCGTCTCCTGCCACCGATTCGATTACCCCGGCATCTACAGTGGCGCGCTGGCCGCCGACCTCACCAACCTGTACGGCAAGATGGGAGAGACCGGTGTGCGGGGCGTGCTGAAGAGCCTCAGTTTCCCTGTCATGAAGAAGATCTACGCGGACCGCCCGCTGACCGATGAGGAATCCACTGCGCTCACCGCCCTGTTCAAGGACGCCGCCGCCAGAAAGCATCCCGCCACTGACCCGTATCCCGCCATCGGCCTGGGCTTCTTCGCCATCTGCCTTGTCGCCGTCCTGCTGTTCAAGAGGAGAACCAAGTAA
- a CDS encoding molybdopterin molybdotransferase MoeA — translation MISIEEAQQIILSQIGPLETEKVTVFHALNRITPQDHTAPWDIPAADNSAMDGFAFLFAGVKENRLRVCGFLPAGEVRGEPVPPGEAVRIMTGAPVPPGCDTVVPIEDVEEDGEFIVLRGKVKPGDHVRQRGEDITKGDVVIPAGSLLRPQEIGMLSAMGSTSLAVHRRARVAILATGDELLEPGSTPEPGKLINSNSYSLAAQVLDAGGDPVLLGIARDTLEATCDKIRAGLNADFLVITGGVSVGDRDFVKAAIEELGGSVSFWKVNMKPGKPLAFATLQGKPIFALPGNPVAAMVSFELFVRPTLLKAMGHARVFRPVVRAELQEATANKGNRPHLVRGIVSRQADRYLVSTTGNQSSGRLSSLILGNGLMKLAPETSFAAGTMVDVILLDRNFEMNLPGE, via the coding sequence ATGATCAGCATTGAAGAAGCGCAACAGATCATCCTGAGCCAAATCGGCCCTCTTGAGACGGAGAAGGTCACCGTCTTCCACGCACTGAATCGCATCACTCCGCAGGACCACACCGCCCCGTGGGACATTCCCGCTGCCGACAATTCGGCCATGGACGGGTTCGCCTTTCTCTTCGCCGGGGTAAAGGAAAACCGGCTCCGCGTGTGCGGCTTCCTCCCCGCCGGGGAGGTGCGCGGCGAGCCGGTCCCGCCGGGCGAGGCGGTGAGGATCATGACCGGCGCCCCCGTACCACCGGGATGCGATACCGTGGTCCCCATAGAGGACGTCGAGGAGGACGGAGAGTTCATCGTGCTGCGCGGCAAGGTCAAGCCGGGCGACCACGTGCGGCAGCGCGGCGAGGACATAACGAAAGGCGATGTGGTCATTCCGGCGGGGTCGCTGCTGCGGCCGCAGGAGATCGGCATGCTGTCGGCCATGGGGAGCACCTCGCTCGCCGTGCACCGGCGGGCACGTGTCGCCATCCTCGCCACCGGCGACGAACTGCTGGAACCGGGTTCGACGCCCGAGCCGGGCAAGCTAATCAACAGCAACAGCTACAGCCTTGCGGCCCAGGTTCTCGATGCGGGCGGGGATCCCGTGCTGCTGGGGATAGCCCGGGACACGCTGGAGGCCACCTGCGACAAGATCCGCGCGGGGCTCAACGCCGACTTCCTGGTGATCACCGGCGGCGTCTCGGTAGGGGACCGCGATTTCGTCAAGGCCGCCATCGAGGAGCTCGGAGGGAGCGTCAGCTTCTGGAAAGTGAATATGAAGCCGGGCAAGCCGCTGGCCTTCGCGACCCTGCAGGGGAAACCTATTTTCGCCCTCCCCGGCAACCCGGTCGCCGCCATGGTCTCCTTCGAACTTTTCGTGCGCCCTACCCTGCTCAAGGCGATGGGGCACGCCCGGGTGTTCCGGCCGGTGGTCCGGGCCGAGTTGCAGGAAGCGACCGCAAACAAGGGGAACCGCCCACACCTCGTGCGTGGCATCGTGTCGCGGCAAGCCGACCGCTACCTTGTTTCCACCACGGGGAACCAAAGTTCGGGCCGTCTGTCTTCACTTATCCTCGGCAACGGCCTCATGAAGCTGGCGCCGGAGACATCCTTCGCCGCCGGCACAATGGTTGACGTGATCCTGCTGGACCGCAATTTCGAGATGAACTTGCCGGGGGAGTAA
- a CDS encoding GSU3473 family protein encodes MLIRVVYDEFQSAKVHDYLLDSLIMQRKILGFFRSDGYVRVGQDRVRGTGGNYVGHDRRRALKAA; translated from the coding sequence ATGCTGATACGCGTGGTGTACGATGAGTTCCAGAGCGCAAAGGTGCATGACTATCTGCTCGACTCCCTGATCATGCAGCGCAAGATCCTGGGGTTCTTCCGCTCCGACGGCTACGTTCGGGTCGGGCAGGACCGGGTCCGGGGCACGGGCGGCAACTACGTCGGGCACGACCGCAGGCGCGCGCTGAAGGCGGCCTGA